Proteins co-encoded in one Brassica rapa cultivar Chiifu-401-42 chromosome A02, CAAS_Brap_v3.01, whole genome shotgun sequence genomic window:
- the LOC103850884 gene encoding uncharacterized protein LOC103850884, whose product MFMDSSSSSSSLPITREEFNAFHSFDRALFTRIVVSLKEDITQSFQVMSFLIYLDRSVCGSKLISNLVSLPDHSINAVVDEVQICRRCLSYTHFPTFLASMGSINAASIPWIRRMTREKLTLAVIHLNRNEIILEMTDILNTICYPAFEDICVLFETHKERKFIQFLCGQQGTSNRVAAGTSNVEGQHVRADERTVFLKFSKGYPISEAEVHDYFTRRFGDIVEAIHMGGGKRKDQAMYACMVLRSAAKIPEIVSDGLDRTKFTINGKYFWARRFIPNRKIR is encoded by the exons ATGTTCATGGAttcctcatcttcttcatcctcactACCCATCACGAGAGAAGAGTTCAATGCTTTCCACAGTTTTGACAGAGCGCTTTTCACTCGTATTGTCGTAAGTCTAAAAGAAGACATTACCCAGTCTTTTCAGGTCATGTCCTTTCTAATCTATCTCGATAGAAGTGTTTGCGGGAGCAAACTAATCAGCAATCTTGTTTCTTTACCTGACCATTCCATCAACGCCGTCGTTGACGAGGTCCAGATATGTCGACGTTGCTTGTCCTACACACATTTCCCAACGTTCCTGGCCAGCATGGGGAGCATCAACGCCGCATCCATACCTTGGATCAGGCGTATGACCAGAGAGAAGTTGACTCTCGCAGTCATCCACCTGAATCGCAACGAAATTATTCTTGAAATGACAGATATTTTAAACACTATATGCTACCCAGCTTTTGAGGATATATGCGTGCTCTTTGAGACGCACAAGGAGAGGAAGTTTATTCAGTTCTTGTGTGGTCAACAAGGAACAAGTAATCGTGTAGCAGCAGGAACAAGCAACGTTGAGGGTCAGCACGTAAGGGCAGATGAGAGGACTGTCTTCCTCAAATTTTCTAAAGGATACCCGATCTCTGAAGCAGAAGTGCATGACTACTTCACCAG GAGATTTGGAGATATTGTAGAAGCAATACACATGGGTGGAGGGAAAAGGAAGGACCAAGCGATGTATGCATGCATGGTGTTACGTTCTGCCGCCAAGATTCCAGAGATTGTAAGCGATGGGCTTGACAGGACCAAATTCACCATTAATGGAAAATATTTCTGGGCTCGAAGATTCATTCCCAATCGCAAAATCCGTTAA